From one Trifolium pratense cultivar HEN17-A07 linkage group LG1, ARS_RC_1.1, whole genome shotgun sequence genomic stretch:
- the LOC123893946 gene encoding ervatamin-B-like codes for MAAGKNYTLGLNDFSDLTTEELISCSGIKNIPSELASSKTVFFNMSVDNIPMTVDWRKRGAVTSVKNQGTCGGCWAFATVGAIESSWKIKTGNLISLSAQHLIDCDSQSKGCRGGYLDTAFEFEATFADGIPSEDDYPFKGIQQACRDDFKPSAGINDFHFVPGGSEQQLLQAVAQRPVAARIASGPEIHAYKGGIYSGSCGPFLNHAIVIVGYGISVYGQNYWIIKNSWGNVWGESGYMKLTRGTGSPEGHCSIAAGYSIYPTLMS; via the exons ATGGCTGCAGGCAAGAATTATACATTAGGCCTTAACGATTTTTCCGATTTAACCACTGAAGAATTAATTTCATGTTCCGGCATAAAGAATATTCCAAGCGAACTTGCTTCCTCTAAAACAGTATTTTTCAACATGAGTGTCGATAATATTCCAATGACCGTTGATTGGAGAAAACGAGGAGCTGTCACCTCCGTTAAGAATCAAGGCACTTGTG GAGGTTGTTGGGCTTTTGCAACTGTAGGAGCTATAGAAAGTtcttggaaaataaaaacaggTAATTTGATCTCATTGTCAGCCCAACATCTGATTGATTGTGATTCGCAGAGTAAAGGGTGTCGTGGTGGTTATCTTGATACTGCCTTTGAGTTTGAAGCAACATTTGCTGATGGTATTCCTAGCGAAGATGATTATCCATTCAAAGGAATTCAACAAGCCTGCCGTGATGATTTTAAGCCCTCAGCGGGAATCAATGATTTTCACTTTGTACCTGGTGGAAGTGAACAACAACTACTACAAGCTGTGGCACAACGACCAGTAGCAGCTCGAATCGCCTCTGGTCCTGAAATTCATGCTTACAAGGGTGGAATTTATTCAGGATCATGCGGACCATTTTTGAACCATGCGATTGTTATAGTTGGTTATGGGATAAGTGTTTATGGGCAAAATTATTGGATAATCAAGAATTCATGGGGCAACGTTTGGGGTGAATCAGGCTACATGAAATTAACAAGAGGAACCGGATCTCCAGAAGGTCATTGTAGCATTGCTGCTGGATATTCTATTTATCCCACTCTCATGTCTTGA
- the LOC123916165 gene encoding F-box/FBD/LRR-repeat protein At1g13570-like isoform X1, which yields MTDMESDRISCLPDHIIDQILSHLPIKEAGRTSVLSHIWRNKWSTQPDLVFDRQCVPAATSKDPSVSKIKFLRIIDDVLLLHSGPINKVKISAGYDLIDMNSVADIDRWILHLTKRSFKKLVLDFWLDEPYKIPCYLFSCQSLHRLELYWCSLKPPTTFEGFRNLKSLHLEQVTMTQDAFEKLISGSPLLEKLKVAYLYGFTQINIHAPNIKCVQIIGKFEGISFDNTPQLAKVLVEQTSQSRLHGCSSNLVNFFDHLPNIQVLLIHSYFIKYLFADVVPVKLPTPCINLTTLQISINFNNLKEISAVLCLLNSSPNLQRFGIYARLEEHADHLSPVSYCWEDIFSEPVMPFKLQRVKIEDISGTKCELDFIRFILLYSPVLEKMTVKPVLNVTSKLMTELIRFRRVSGQVEVIYHVKDSS from the exons ATGACAGACATGGAGTCAGATAGAATTAGTTGCTTACCGGATCATATAATAGATCAGATCCTCTCACACTTGCCAATTAAAGAAGCAGGGAGAACAAGTGTTTTATCCCACATATGGAGAAACAAATGGTCCACACAACCAGATCTTGTGTTTGATAGACAATGTGTACCTGCTGCAACTTCCAAAGACCCTTCGGTTAGCAAGATTAAATTTTTGAGAATTATTGACGATGTACTTTTACTTCATTCTGGGCCAATCAACAAGGTCAAAATCTCCGCCGGTTATGATCTCATTGATATGAACTCTGTGGCTGATATTGATCGGTGGATTCTTCATCTAACCAAAAGGTCTTTCAAAAAGCTTGTCCTGGACTTTTGGTTAGATGAACCCTATAAGATACCTTGCTATTTGTTCTCTTGTCAAAGTTTACATCGTTTAGAACTATATTGGTGTTCGCTTAAACCTCCAACGACGTTTGAAGGCTTTAGGAACTTGAAAAGTCTTCATCTAGAACAGGTAACAATGACTCAAGATGcttttgaaaaattgatatcTGGCTCCCCTCTGCTTGAAAAATTGAAGGTGGCATATCTTTATGGCTTCACCCAAATTAATATCCATGCACCAAATATCAAGTGTGTTCAAATCATTGGAAAATTTGAGGGTATTAGCTTTGACAACACTCCTCAATTGGCTAAGGTACTTGTTGAACAAACTAGTCAAAGTAGATTGCATGGATGCTCTAGcaatttggtcaatttttttGATCATCTACCCAACATTCAGGTCCTACTAATACATTCATATTTTATAAAG TATTTGTTTGCAGATGTTGTGCCAGTAAAGCTTCCTACACCCTGTATCAATCTAACAACTCTTCAAATAAGCATAAACTTCAACAACTTGAAGGAAATTTCGGCCGTTCTTTGCTTGCTCAATAGCTCGCCTAATCTTCAAAGATTCGGAATCTAT GCACGACTCGAAGAGCACGCTGACCATTTATCGCCTGTCTCCTATTGTTGGGAAGATATCTTTTCGGAGCCGGTCATGCCCTTTAAATTGCAACGTGTAAAGATAGAAGACATATCCGGTACCAAATGTGAATTAGATTTTATCAGATTTATCCTTCTCTATTCACCCGTGCTCGAAAAAATGACTGTGAAACCTGTTTTAAACGTTACATCGAAGTTGATGACAGAACTTATCCGATTCCGGAGAGTGTCGGGACAAGTTGAAGTTATTTACCATGTGAAAGActcttcataa
- the LOC123916165 gene encoding F-box/FBD/LRR-repeat protein At1g13570-like isoform X3, which produces MTDMESDRISCLPDHIIDQILSHLPIKEAGRTSVLSHIWRNKWSTQPDLVFDRQCVPAATSKDPSVSKIKFLRIIDDVLLLHSGPINKVKISAGYDLIDMNSVADIDRWILHLTKRSFKKLVLDFWLDEPYKIPCYLFSCQSLHRLELYWCSLKPPTTFEGFRNLKSLHLEQVTMTQDAFEKLISGSPLLEKLKVAYLYGFTQINIHAPNIKCVQIIGKFEGISFDNTPQLAKYLFADVVPVKLPTPCINLTTLQISINFNNLKEISAVLCLLNSSPNLQRFGIYARLEEHADHLSPVSYCWEDIFSEPVMPFKLQRVKIEDISGTKCELDFIRFILLYSPVLEKMTVKPVLNVTSKLMTELIRFRRVSGQVEVIYHVKDSS; this is translated from the exons ATGACAGACATGGAGTCAGATAGAATTAGTTGCTTACCGGATCATATAATAGATCAGATCCTCTCACACTTGCCAATTAAAGAAGCAGGGAGAACAAGTGTTTTATCCCACATATGGAGAAACAAATGGTCCACACAACCAGATCTTGTGTTTGATAGACAATGTGTACCTGCTGCAACTTCCAAAGACCCTTCGGTTAGCAAGATTAAATTTTTGAGAATTATTGACGATGTACTTTTACTTCATTCTGGGCCAATCAACAAGGTCAAAATCTCCGCCGGTTATGATCTCATTGATATGAACTCTGTGGCTGATATTGATCGGTGGATTCTTCATCTAACCAAAAGGTCTTTCAAAAAGCTTGTCCTGGACTTTTGGTTAGATGAACCCTATAAGATACCTTGCTATTTGTTCTCTTGTCAAAGTTTACATCGTTTAGAACTATATTGGTGTTCGCTTAAACCTCCAACGACGTTTGAAGGCTTTAGGAACTTGAAAAGTCTTCATCTAGAACAGGTAACAATGACTCAAGATGcttttgaaaaattgatatcTGGCTCCCCTCTGCTTGAAAAATTGAAGGTGGCATATCTTTATGGCTTCACCCAAATTAATATCCATGCACCAAATATCAAGTGTGTTCAAATCATTGGAAAATTTGAGGGTATTAGCTTTGACAACACTCCTCAATTGGCTAAG TATTTGTTTGCAGATGTTGTGCCAGTAAAGCTTCCTACACCCTGTATCAATCTAACAACTCTTCAAATAAGCATAAACTTCAACAACTTGAAGGAAATTTCGGCCGTTCTTTGCTTGCTCAATAGCTCGCCTAATCTTCAAAGATTCGGAATCTAT GCACGACTCGAAGAGCACGCTGACCATTTATCGCCTGTCTCCTATTGTTGGGAAGATATCTTTTCGGAGCCGGTCATGCCCTTTAAATTGCAACGTGTAAAGATAGAAGACATATCCGGTACCAAATGTGAATTAGATTTTATCAGATTTATCCTTCTCTATTCACCCGTGCTCGAAAAAATGACTGTGAAACCTGTTTTAAACGTTACATCGAAGTTGATGACAGAACTTATCCGATTCCGGAGAGTGTCGGGACAAGTTGAAGTTATTTACCATGTGAAAGActcttcataa
- the LOC123916165 gene encoding F-box/FBD/LRR-repeat protein At1g13570-like isoform X2, giving the protein MESDRISCLPDHIIDQILSHLPIKEAGRTSVLSHIWRNKWSTQPDLVFDRQCVPAATSKDPSVSKIKFLRIIDDVLLLHSGPINKVKISAGYDLIDMNSVADIDRWILHLTKRSFKKLVLDFWLDEPYKIPCYLFSCQSLHRLELYWCSLKPPTTFEGFRNLKSLHLEQVTMTQDAFEKLISGSPLLEKLKVAYLYGFTQINIHAPNIKCVQIIGKFEGISFDNTPQLAKVLVEQTSQSRLHGCSSNLVNFFDHLPNIQVLLIHSYFIKYLFADVVPVKLPTPCINLTTLQISINFNNLKEISAVLCLLNSSPNLQRFGIYARLEEHADHLSPVSYCWEDIFSEPVMPFKLQRVKIEDISGTKCELDFIRFILLYSPVLEKMTVKPVLNVTSKLMTELIRFRRVSGQVEVIYHVKDSS; this is encoded by the exons ATGGAGTCAGATAGAATTAGTTGCTTACCGGATCATATAATAGATCAGATCCTCTCACACTTGCCAATTAAAGAAGCAGGGAGAACAAGTGTTTTATCCCACATATGGAGAAACAAATGGTCCACACAACCAGATCTTGTGTTTGATAGACAATGTGTACCTGCTGCAACTTCCAAAGACCCTTCGGTTAGCAAGATTAAATTTTTGAGAATTATTGACGATGTACTTTTACTTCATTCTGGGCCAATCAACAAGGTCAAAATCTCCGCCGGTTATGATCTCATTGATATGAACTCTGTGGCTGATATTGATCGGTGGATTCTTCATCTAACCAAAAGGTCTTTCAAAAAGCTTGTCCTGGACTTTTGGTTAGATGAACCCTATAAGATACCTTGCTATTTGTTCTCTTGTCAAAGTTTACATCGTTTAGAACTATATTGGTGTTCGCTTAAACCTCCAACGACGTTTGAAGGCTTTAGGAACTTGAAAAGTCTTCATCTAGAACAGGTAACAATGACTCAAGATGcttttgaaaaattgatatcTGGCTCCCCTCTGCTTGAAAAATTGAAGGTGGCATATCTTTATGGCTTCACCCAAATTAATATCCATGCACCAAATATCAAGTGTGTTCAAATCATTGGAAAATTTGAGGGTATTAGCTTTGACAACACTCCTCAATTGGCTAAGGTACTTGTTGAACAAACTAGTCAAAGTAGATTGCATGGATGCTCTAGcaatttggtcaatttttttGATCATCTACCCAACATTCAGGTCCTACTAATACATTCATATTTTATAAAG TATTTGTTTGCAGATGTTGTGCCAGTAAAGCTTCCTACACCCTGTATCAATCTAACAACTCTTCAAATAAGCATAAACTTCAACAACTTGAAGGAAATTTCGGCCGTTCTTTGCTTGCTCAATAGCTCGCCTAATCTTCAAAGATTCGGAATCTAT GCACGACTCGAAGAGCACGCTGACCATTTATCGCCTGTCTCCTATTGTTGGGAAGATATCTTTTCGGAGCCGGTCATGCCCTTTAAATTGCAACGTGTAAAGATAGAAGACATATCCGGTACCAAATGTGAATTAGATTTTATCAGATTTATCCTTCTCTATTCACCCGTGCTCGAAAAAATGACTGTGAAACCTGTTTTAAACGTTACATCGAAGTTGATGACAGAACTTATCCGATTCCGGAGAGTGTCGGGACAAGTTGAAGTTATTTACCATGTGAAAGActcttcataa
- the LOC123916138 gene encoding F-box/FBD/LRR-repeat protein At1g13570-like — protein sequence MVGILTKMAHMLEKINRTGNNATSFCNGDNLKGRKPSKLDMESDRISCLPDHIIDQILSHLPIKDAGRTSVLSSIWRNKWSTQPDLVFDKQCAPVATSGLPSVIKIKFLRMIDHVLLLHSGPINKVKISDSGRHIIDMNSVADIDRWILHLTKRSIKKLVLHFCFQFQQRYKIPWCLFSCQSLQGLKLYYCWLKPPTTFEGFRNLKSLKLKQVTMAQDAFENLISGSPLLEKLILSDCIGFTQINIHAPNMWFVEIVGKFEGISFDNTPQLANVFVNQTTQSRLHRCSSNLVNFFDHLPNIAVLVIHSYFIKILLADVVVPVKLPTPCINLTSLSVCINFNDLKEISAGLCLLKSSPNLQVLGIFARHEKHADLLTPVSYCWEDIFSEPIMSFKLERVMVGDISGTKSELDFIRFILLYSPVLEKMTVEPVVNFTSELMTELIRFRRVSGQAEIVYLAKDSS from the exons ATGGTGGGTATTTTGACGAAAATGGCACATATGTTGGAAAAGATTAACCGAACGGGTAACAATGCAACAAGTTTTTGTAACGGGGATAACTTAAAG GGAAGAAAACCATCAAAGCTAGACATGGAGTCAGATAGAATTAGTTGCTTACCGGATCATATAATAGATCAGATCCTCTCACACTTGCCAATTAAGGACGCAGGGAGAACAAGTGTTTTATCCAGCATATGGAGAAACAAATGGTCCACACAACCAGATCTTGTGTTTGATAAACAATGTGCACCTGTTGCAACTTCCGGACTCCCTTCGGTTATCAAGATTAAATTTTTGAGAATGATTGATCATGTACTTTTACTTCATTCTGGGCCGATCAACAAGGTCAAGATCTCCGACTCTGGTCGTCATATCATTGATATGAACTCTGTGGCTGATATTGATCGGTGGATTCTTCATCTAACCAAAAGGTCTATCAAAAAGCTTGTCCTGCACTTTTGTTTTCAGTTTCAGCAACGCTATAAGATACCTTGGTGTTTATTTTCTTGTCAAAGTTTACAAGGTTTAAAATTATACTACTGTTGGCTTAAACCTCCAACAACGTTTGAAGGCTTTAGGAACTTGAAAAGTCTTAAATTAAAACAGGTTACAATGGCTCAAGATGCTTTTGAAAATTTGATATCTGGCTCCCCTCTGCTTGAAAAACTGATATTGTCGGATTGTATTGGCTTCACCCAAATTAATATCCACGCACCAAATATGTGGTTTGTTGAAATCGTGGGGAAATTTGAGGGTATTAGCTTTGACAACACTCCTCAATTGGCTAACGTCTTTGTTAATCAAACTACTCAAAGTAGATTGCATCGATGCTCTAGcaatttggtcaattttttCGATCATCTACCCAACATTGCGGTCCTAGTAATACATTCATATTTTATAAAG ATTTTGCTTGCAGATGTTGTGGTGCCAGTAAAACTTCCTACACCTTGTATCAATCTAACATCTCTTTCCGTATGCATAAACTTCAATGACTTGAAGGAAATTTCGGCTGGTCTTTGCTTGCTCAAAAGTTCACCTAATCTGCAAGTATTAGGAATCTTT GCACGACATGAAAAGCATGCTGACCTTTTAACACCTGTCTCCTATTGTTGGGAAGATATATTTTCAGAGCCAATTATGTCCTTCAAATTGGAACGTGTAATGGTAGGAGACATATCCGGTACCAAATCTGAATTAGATTTTATCAGATTTATCCTTCTCTATTCACCCGTGCTCGAAAAGATGACCGTGGAGCCTGTTGTAAACTTCACATCGGAGTTGATGACAGAATTAATCCGATTCAGGAGAGTATCGGGACAAGCTGAAATTGTTTACCTTGCGAAAGACTCTTCGTAA
- the LOC123916156 gene encoding F-box/FBD/LRR-repeat protein At1g13570-like: MTDADSDRISCLPDLIINQILSHLSIKEAVRTSVLSSMWRNKWSTQLDLVFDRRCVSGATSQDPSVIENKFLRIVDHVLLLHSGPINKFEVSDSGCDLIGVNSMADIDRWIRHLIGRSIKELVLDIWFEQRYKIPWCLFSCQSLCRLNLYCCWLKPPTTFEGFRNLKSLELERVTVAQDAFEHLISSSPLLEKLILTDFHGFTHINIHAPNLKYIQITGKFEDISFDNTSQLATVYFDLKFYSENNQSRLHGCSSNLLKFLDHLPHIKRLLIITYFLKYLAAGDVPVELPRPCIDLRSLCLFINFNDLKQISVALCLLKSSPKLRKFGMFVPLEEQTSLLTPASYCWEELFSEPDTPLLVRHLAIEDISGTKSELDFIRFLLLYSPVLEKLIVKPIVNVKPKLMIELIRFRRASAQAEVIYRVNDSS; encoded by the exons ATGACAGACGCGGATTCGGATAGAATTAGTTGCTTACCAGATCTTATAATAAACCAAATTCTCTCACACTTGTCAATTAAGGAAGCAGTGAGAACAAGTGTTTTATCCAGCATGTGGAGAAACAAATGGTCCACACAACTAGATCTTGTGTTTGATAGGCGATGTGTATCTGGTGCAACTTCTCAAGACCCTTCAGTTATCGAAAATAAGTTTTTGAGAATTGTTGATCATGTACTATTACTCCATTCTGGGCCGATCAACAAGTTTGAGGTCTCCGACTCCGGTTGTGATCTCATTGGTGTGAACTCTATGGCTGATATTGACCGGTGGATTCGTCATCTTATTGGAAGGTCAATTAAAGAGCTTGTGTTGGACATTTGGTTTGAGCAACGCTATAAGATACCTTGGTGCTTATTCTCTTGTCAAAGTTTATGCCGTTTAAACTTATATTGCTGTTGGCTTAAACCTCCAACCACATTTGAAGGTTTCAGAAACTTGAAAAGTCTTGAGCTGGAACGGGTCACAGTGGCTCAAGATGCTTTTGAACACTTGATATCTAGCAGCCCTCTACttgaaaaattgatattgaCAGACTTTCATGGTTTCACACATATTAATATTCATGCACCAAATCTCAAGTACATTCAAATCACTGGTAAATTTGAGGATATTAGCTTTGACAACACTTCTCAATTAGCTACCGTATACTTCGATCTAAAGTTTTATTCTGAAAACAATCAAAGTAGATTGCATGGATGTTCTAGCAATTTGCTCAAATTTTTAGATCATCTACCTCACATAAAGAGATTACTAATTATTACCTATTTTTTGAAG tATTTGGCTGCAGGAGATGTGCCAGTAGAGCTTCCTAGACCTTGCATCGATTTAAGATCTCTTTGCTTGTTCATAAACTTCAATGATCTGAAGCAAATTTCAGTTGCTCTTTGTTTGCTCAAAAGCTCACCTAAACTCCGAAAATTTGGAATGTTT GTACCACTTGAGGAGCAGACTTCCCTTTTAACACCTGCCTCCTATTGTTGGGAAGAACTCTTTTCGGAGCCAGACACACCCCTCTTAGTGCGACATCTGGCGATAGAAGACATCTCTGGTACCAAATCTGAATTAGATTTTATAAGATTTCTACTTTTATATTCTCCCGTATTAGAAAAGCTGATTGTGAAGCCTATTGTAAATGTCAAACCGAAGTTGATGATAGAACTAATCCGGTTCAGGAGAGCTTCGGCACAAGCTGAAGTTATTTACCGTGTAAATGACTCTTCATAG
- the LOC123916184 gene encoding uncharacterized protein LOC123916184, with product MQRRHKMTENSTVPATERDLRYVKNEPRNETQSHDSHLTQNDTVSLQSFSTVSNRTLSMANSQTLDRPWFLYAVPLLVFILIAFHVFALVYWIYRLSTDSKQQQQLLQQQQQLQQQELRRKAH from the exons ATGCAAAGGAGACATAAGATGACAGAAAACTCCACCGTTCCGGCAACAGAGAGAGATCTTCGTTATGTGAAAAACGAACCACGCAACGAAACGCAATCGCATGATTCACATTTGACCCAAAACGACACCGTATCACTGCAGAGCTTCTCCACCGTTTCGAATCGAACTCTTTCAATGGCGAACTCTCAAACGCTAGATCGTCCATGGTTCCTCTATGCAGTGCCGTTATTAGTCTTTATTCTCATCGCATTTCATGTCTTCGCTTTG GTGTATTGGATTTACAGATTGTCCACTGATAGTAAGCAACAACAGCAGCTACTACAGCAACAGCAGCAGCTACAACAACAGGAACTGAGGAGAAAAGCTCACTGA